Proteins encoded together in one Bacteroides ovatus window:
- a CDS encoding helix-turn-helix domain-containing protein has translation MPTIGFEIKRKCKVCGKVFVAKTLDSHYCSPKCGKVAWKRKKDVKDRNAKLEAIAQQVSDIREYISVKEAVAMFGVERSTLYRLIKLGRIPTINMGTRLTRIKRSEMERLFLNRSESIAEKEKPAPKIYSLEPEDCYTITEICEKYHINDSSVWAHVRKYSIPSRQIGNYVYVPKQEIDNLYKSEVE, from the coding sequence ATGCCAACAATCGGATTTGAAATCAAACGGAAGTGCAAGGTCTGCGGCAAAGTGTTTGTCGCAAAAACACTTGACAGTCACTATTGTTCCCCTAAATGTGGTAAAGTGGCTTGGAAACGCAAAAAGGATGTAAAGGATAGAAACGCGAAGTTAGAAGCCATTGCCCAACAAGTATCAGACATCAGAGAGTACATTTCTGTAAAGGAAGCCGTCGCTATGTTCGGGGTGGAACGTAGCACTCTGTATCGCCTGATTAAATTGGGACGTATTCCAACTATCAATATGGGTACAAGGCTCACACGTATCAAACGCTCTGAAATGGAACGGCTTTTTCTAAACAGATCGGAAAGTATTGCGGAGAAAGAAAAGCCTGCTCCTAAAATATACAGCTTAGAGCCGGAGGATTGCTATACCATTACTGAGATTTGTGAGAAGTACCATATTAATGACAGTTCAGTATGGGCACATGTTAGAAAATACTCTATTCCCTCAAGACAAATAGGAAACTATGTGTATGTACCCAAGCAAGAAATTGATAATCTATATAAGTCAGAAGTAGAATGA